The following proteins are encoded in a genomic region of Thiohalorhabdus sp. Cl-TMA:
- the pqqA gene encoding pyrroloquinoline quinone precursor peptide PqqA → MWSKPTFQDHRFGFEINLYIGNR, encoded by the coding sequence ATGTGGAGCAAGCCGACTTTCCAGGATCACCGGTTCGGTTTTGAGATCAACCTCTATATCGGCAACCGGTAA
- the pqqB gene encoding pyrroloquinoline quinone biosynthesis protein PqqB: protein MYVHILGSGAGGGFPQWNCNCHNCQGVRQGTISATPRSQSSIAVSADGERWALINCSPDVRDQLNAFPDIHPKQGPRGTGIAAVLLVDAQIDHTTGLLTLREGDPLELYCTEPVYQDLTTAFPLVNILGHYGGVHWHQVPTDPAESFTIPGTEPLQFTSVPLSSEAPPFSPHRGHPRWGDNIGLRIEDPESGRNLFYAPGLGKIEDHVGPFMEQADCLLVDGTAWTNDEMARAGVGSKLATDMGHLPQSGPGGMVEVLNGLERPRKILIHINNTNPILDADSPERGELNAAGIEVAHDGMDIHL, encoded by the coding sequence TTGTACGTACACATCCTAGGATCCGGCGCGGGCGGCGGCTTCCCGCAGTGGAACTGCAACTGTCACAACTGCCAGGGTGTACGGCAGGGCACCATTTCCGCCACCCCCCGCAGTCAGTCCTCCATCGCGGTAAGCGCCGACGGTGAGCGCTGGGCATTGATCAACTGCTCCCCGGACGTGCGGGATCAGCTCAATGCGTTCCCGGACATTCACCCCAAGCAGGGCCCTCGGGGCACGGGAATCGCGGCCGTCCTTCTGGTGGACGCCCAGATCGACCATACCACGGGCCTGCTGACCCTCCGCGAAGGGGACCCCCTGGAGCTCTACTGCACGGAGCCGGTCTATCAGGACCTCACCACGGCCTTCCCCCTGGTCAATATTCTGGGCCACTACGGGGGCGTCCACTGGCACCAGGTCCCCACCGACCCCGCGGAATCCTTCACCATCCCGGGAACCGAGCCGCTGCAATTCACCTCGGTGCCCCTGAGCAGCGAAGCACCGCCCTTCTCGCCGCACCGCGGCCATCCCCGCTGGGGCGACAATATCGGCCTGCGGATAGAGGATCCCGAGAGCGGCAGGAACCTCTTCTACGCCCCGGGGCTGGGCAAGATCGAGGACCATGTGGGCCCCTTCATGGAGCAGGCGGATTGCCTGCTGGTGGACGGCACCGCCTGGACCAACGACGAGATGGCGCGCGCCGGCGTGGGGTCCAAGCTGGCTACGGATATGGGCCACCTTCCACAATCGGGCCCCGGCGGCATGGTGGAGGTGCTCAACGGTCTGGAGCGGCCACGCAAGATCCTCATCCATATCAACAATACGAACCCCATACTCGACGCCGATTCGCCCGAGCGCGGCGAACTGAACGCCGCCGGGATCGAGGTGGCGCATGACGGCATGGATATCCACTTATAG
- a CDS encoding TonB-dependent receptor encodes MLCSPPLLAQNAGEGDVPELPQVEVIGITPQHGTGLPVSKVPANVQTVSEDEIEQAQALDVTHLMERRVGSVNLNLLGGNPLQPDVNFRGFRGSPLLGLPQGVSVYQDGVRINESFGDVVNWDLVPETAIASMEVMSGSNPLFGLNTLGGAISMQTKSGFTHTEERVKAYGGSFGRYEVTAEAGGNTGETGFYIAGNRFEEDGWRDHSDSEANTVFGKASWRGEDSTADIIFNMADTELRGNGAVPVELMNQDRDAVFTHPDLTENRMEMITFKGSHFFTDNIALDGDLFVRRTDTETFNGDDSDYEECEDPGDAGSLCSDDGEGDVVLNQEGNEVAESEDVESATLNTSDTRQRTYGGSLQSTFTQSLWDMENQFVVGASASLANIRFHSQTELGRLTDNRGTEGSNEIVLDSLTTVEADREDLGVYLTDTLSVTDSLSLTLSGRYNNSHIKLDDQLGTALNGDHTYTRFNPAGGLTYEFSPLLSTFVSYSESNRAPTPVELTCADPDDPCRLPNGFQADPPLDQVVAKTWEAGFRGSAKAFQWSLGAFRTQAEDDIYFISAGPARNSGYFDNIGTTQRQGLEAAASGRAGPVSWFLNYTYLEATFQEDFAVNSPDHPDAVNDEIQVEEGDRIPLNPEHIVKAGADWRITPTLAVGVDGIYNGEQYIRGDESNQLEPIDAFTVVNLRARYQVLEDLQLFARVDNVFDTEYETAGLLGEPDEVEGFDNFENPRFYTPGAPRGAWAGVEYTF; translated from the coding sequence ATGCTCTGCTCCCCGCCGCTTCTAGCCCAGAACGCCGGCGAAGGCGACGTTCCGGAGCTGCCGCAGGTGGAGGTGATCGGCATCACGCCCCAGCACGGCACGGGCCTGCCGGTCAGCAAGGTGCCTGCCAACGTCCAGACCGTTTCCGAGGACGAGATCGAACAGGCCCAGGCCCTGGATGTAACCCACCTCATGGAACGGCGGGTCGGCAGCGTCAATCTCAACCTCCTGGGCGGCAACCCCTTGCAGCCCGACGTGAACTTCCGGGGCTTCCGCGGCTCGCCGCTCCTGGGTCTGCCCCAGGGCGTTTCCGTCTATCAGGACGGGGTGCGCATAAACGAATCCTTCGGGGACGTGGTCAACTGGGACCTGGTCCCGGAGACGGCCATCGCCAGCATGGAGGTTATGAGCGGCTCCAACCCGCTGTTCGGCCTGAACACCCTGGGCGGAGCCATTTCCATGCAGACCAAGTCCGGGTTCACCCATACGGAAGAGCGGGTGAAGGCCTACGGCGGCTCCTTCGGCCGCTACGAGGTCACCGCCGAGGCCGGTGGTAATACCGGGGAGACCGGCTTCTACATCGCCGGCAACCGCTTCGAGGAGGACGGCTGGCGGGACCATTCCGACTCCGAAGCCAACACGGTCTTCGGCAAGGCCAGCTGGCGCGGTGAGGACTCCACGGCCGACATCATCTTCAACATGGCCGACACCGAGCTGCGCGGCAACGGCGCGGTGCCCGTGGAGCTCATGAATCAGGACCGTGACGCGGTGTTCACCCACCCGGACCTCACCGAGAACCGGATGGAAATGATCACCTTCAAGGGCTCCCACTTCTTCACCGACAATATCGCCCTGGATGGGGACCTCTTCGTGCGGCGCACGGATACGGAGACCTTCAACGGCGACGATAGCGACTATGAGGAATGCGAGGACCCTGGTGACGCCGGGAGCCTTTGTTCGGATGACGGTGAAGGGGACGTGGTCCTGAACCAGGAGGGGAATGAGGTCGCGGAATCCGAGGACGTGGAATCGGCCACGCTGAACACCTCGGATACCCGGCAGCGGACCTACGGCGGCTCCCTGCAGTCCACGTTCACCCAGTCCCTGTGGGATATGGAGAACCAGTTCGTGGTCGGCGCGTCGGCCTCCCTGGCGAACATCCGCTTCCATTCCCAGACCGAGCTGGGCCGTCTGACCGACAACCGGGGTACCGAGGGCAGCAACGAGATCGTGCTGGACTCGCTGACCACGGTGGAGGCGGACCGCGAAGATCTCGGTGTCTACCTCACCGATACCCTTTCGGTGACGGACAGTCTTTCCCTGACCCTGTCCGGCCGCTACAACAACAGCCACATCAAGCTGGACGACCAGCTCGGTACGGCGTTGAACGGCGACCACACCTATACCCGGTTCAACCCGGCCGGCGGGCTGACCTACGAGTTTTCGCCCCTGCTGAGCACCTTCGTCAGCTACTCCGAGTCCAACCGGGCGCCCACCCCCGTGGAGCTCACCTGCGCGGATCCGGACGATCCCTGCCGACTCCCCAACGGCTTCCAGGCCGATCCGCCGCTGGATCAGGTGGTGGCGAAAACCTGGGAAGCGGGCTTCCGGGGCAGCGCCAAGGCCTTCCAGTGGTCGCTGGGTGCCTTCCGGACGCAGGCCGAGGATGACATCTACTTCATCAGTGCGGGTCCTGCGCGTAACAGTGGTTACTTCGACAACATCGGCACGACCCAACGTCAGGGCCTAGAGGCCGCCGCTTCGGGCCGGGCGGGTCCGGTGAGCTGGTTCCTCAACTACACCTACCTGGAGGCCACCTTCCAGGAGGACTTCGCGGTGAACAGCCCCGACCACCCGGATGCGGTGAATGACGAGATCCAGGTGGAAGAGGGCGACCGCATCCCGCTGAATCCGGAGCATATCGTGAAGGCGGGCGCCGACTGGCGGATCACCCCGACCCTGGCCGTGGGCGTGGACGGCATCTACAACGGCGAGCAGTACATCCGGGGCGACGAGTCCAACCAGCTCGAGCCCATCGATGCCTTCACCGTGGTGAACCTGCGTGCCCGGTACCAGGTGCTGGAGGACCTGCAGCTATTCGCCCGCGTGGACAACGTGTTCGACACGGAGTACGAGACGGCGGGACTCCTGGGCGAGCCGGATGAAGTGGAAGGGTTCGATAACTTTGAGAACCCCCGCTTCTATACGCCCGGCGCGCCGCGTGGTGCCTGGGCGGGTGTGGAATACACCTTCTAG
- the pqqC gene encoding pyrroloquinoline-quinone synthase PqqC — translation MAEDRNPPWSREEFEERLRSKQVYYHIHHPFHQRMHRGELTPEQIRGWVANRFYYQVSIPIKDAAIMANCPDREVRRSWIQRIEDHDGQMEGEEGGIEAWLRLGEACGLDREDLWSQQYVLPGVRFAVDAYVNFARSAHWRDAVCSSLTELFAPSIHQARLDDWPKYYGWIDSAGLDYFRNRLTQARRDVAYGLEVTLSSFQSREEQERALEILQFKLDVLWTMMDCMHLAYVMDMPPYAATEPEGSTDG, via the coding sequence ATGGCTGAAGACCGCAATCCCCCCTGGAGCCGGGAAGAATTCGAGGAACGGCTCCGGTCCAAGCAGGTCTACTACCATATCCACCACCCGTTCCATCAGCGCATGCACAGGGGGGAGCTGACGCCCGAGCAGATCCGGGGATGGGTAGCCAACCGCTTCTACTACCAGGTGAGCATTCCCATCAAGGACGCCGCCATCATGGCCAACTGCCCGGACCGGGAGGTACGGCGCTCCTGGATCCAGCGGATCGAGGACCACGACGGGCAGATGGAGGGCGAGGAAGGCGGCATCGAGGCGTGGCTGCGGTTGGGCGAGGCCTGCGGGCTGGACCGGGAGGATCTGTGGTCCCAGCAGTATGTGCTTCCGGGGGTTCGCTTCGCGGTGGACGCCTATGTGAACTTCGCCCGCTCCGCCCACTGGCGGGACGCGGTCTGCTCCTCCCTGACCGAGCTCTTCGCCCCGTCCATCCACCAGGCGCGGCTGGACGACTGGCCGAAATACTACGGCTGGATCGACTCGGCGGGGCTGGACTACTTCCGCAACCGCCTCACCCAGGCGCGCCGCGACGTGGCCTACGGACTGGAGGTCACCCTGAGCTCCTTCCAATCCCGCGAGGAGCAGGAGCGCGCCCTGGAGATCCTCCAGTTCAAGCTGGATGTGCTGTGGACCATGATGGACTGCATGCATCTGGCCTATGTGATGGACATGCCTCCCTACGCGGCCACCGAACCGGAAGGAAGCACCGATGGGTAG
- a CDS encoding ABC transporter permease has translation MNARAFRAIMRREIVRMFRQRGRLASAVIRPLIWLAVIGSGFEALLSRLGSGSYQAFMVPGLTGMTLLFGAMLAALSLVYDKESGVMRMLLIAPFARSWIVVARTLSAAVAALIQALLLLAVFAALGFILWPLSFGLLALGLLLTALTCASIGMLIAVGAKSLDNFAVVMNFVIFPLFFLSGALYPIANLPPLLQLVARINPFSYGVDLLKHGLTPDMAPPFGPDFPVAVNIAVTGGFVLLAMVAAGFRFSRGPFLEALAAVVSTSKQR, from the coding sequence ATGAACGCGCGCGCTTTCCGGGCCATCATGCGCAGGGAGATCGTACGCATGTTCCGCCAGCGGGGCCGGCTGGCCAGCGCCGTGATCCGGCCGCTCATCTGGCTGGCGGTGATCGGCAGCGGCTTCGAGGCCCTACTGTCGCGGCTGGGCTCGGGCAGCTACCAGGCCTTCATGGTGCCGGGCCTGACGGGCATGACCCTGCTGTTCGGCGCCATGCTGGCCGCCCTGTCCCTTGTCTACGACAAGGAATCCGGGGTAATGCGCATGCTGCTGATCGCTCCCTTCGCGCGCAGCTGGATCGTGGTGGCGCGGACCCTCAGCGCGGCGGTCGCCGCGCTCATACAGGCACTCCTGCTGCTGGCGGTATTCGCGGCCCTGGGCTTCATTCTCTGGCCCCTCTCCTTCGGTTTGCTTGCCCTGGGCCTGCTCCTCACCGCCCTCACCTGCGCCAGCATCGGCATGCTGATCGCGGTAGGCGCCAAGTCTTTGGACAACTTCGCGGTGGTCATGAACTTCGTGATCTTTCCGCTGTTCTTCCTGTCCGGAGCCCTCTACCCCATCGCCAATCTGCCGCCGCTACTCCAGCTGGTGGCCCGCATCAATCCCTTCAGCTACGGTGTGGATCTATTGAAGCATGGTCTAACACCGGACATGGCCCCACCCTTCGGGCCGGATTTCCCCGTTGCGGTGAATATCGCCGTCACGGGCGGATTCGTGCTGCTTGCCATGGTGGCGGCCGGATTCCGTTTCTCCCGGGGACCGTTCCTGGAAGCACTTGCGGCCGTCGTAAGCACTTCGAAGCAACGGTAG
- the pqqE gene encoding pyrroloquinoline quinone biosynthesis protein PqqE: MRTDGYKTEALPSPRWLLAEVTYRCPLQCVYCSNPVEMANYRNELDTEDWFRIFREARELGAVQLGFSGGEPLLRKDLEDLVAESSRLGYYTNLITSGVGMSEDRVAALKEAGLDHIQISFQASNEVLNDYLGGNKSFQHKMEMAHAIKRHGYPMVLNVVLHRHNLDQTAEILDMAEALEADYVELANTQYYGWAWLNQKELMPSLQQVRDAEAVANRYKERLKDRMQIYYVIPDYFEKRPKPCMNGWGNVFLGVAPDGAALPCHIARQLPGLEFPNLHDVSVREAWFESEAFNHFRGFDWMKEPCRSCSERFDDFGGCRCQAYMLTGDPANTDPVCEFSPHHDKIVAAGEAAKGSPDATESEAKPMVFRNMKNSKVWSA, encoded by the coding sequence ATGCGCACGGATGGATACAAAACCGAAGCTCTTCCTAGCCCGCGCTGGCTGCTGGCCGAGGTCACCTATCGCTGTCCTCTGCAGTGCGTGTACTGTTCCAACCCGGTGGAAATGGCCAACTACCGGAACGAGCTGGACACCGAGGACTGGTTCCGGATCTTCCGCGAGGCCCGGGAGCTGGGAGCCGTGCAGCTGGGCTTCTCCGGCGGCGAGCCCCTGCTCCGAAAGGACCTCGAGGACCTGGTGGCCGAATCCTCCCGGCTCGGCTATTACACCAACCTGATCACCTCCGGGGTCGGCATGAGCGAGGACCGCGTGGCCGCCCTGAAGGAAGCAGGACTGGACCACATCCAGATCAGCTTCCAGGCGAGCAATGAGGTCCTGAACGACTACCTCGGCGGCAACAAGAGCTTCCAGCACAAGATGGAGATGGCCCACGCCATCAAGCGCCACGGCTATCCCATGGTGCTCAACGTGGTGCTCCACCGCCACAACCTCGACCAGACCGCCGAGATCCTGGACATGGCCGAGGCCCTGGAGGCCGATTACGTGGAGCTGGCCAATACCCAGTACTACGGCTGGGCGTGGCTCAACCAGAAGGAGCTCATGCCCTCGCTGCAGCAGGTCCGCGACGCCGAGGCCGTGGCCAATCGCTACAAGGAGCGCCTCAAGGACCGGATGCAGATCTACTATGTCATCCCCGACTACTTCGAGAAGCGGCCGAAGCCCTGCATGAACGGCTGGGGCAATGTCTTCCTGGGCGTCGCTCCCGACGGCGCGGCCCTGCCCTGCCACATCGCCCGGCAGCTCCCAGGGCTGGAGTTCCCCAACCTCCACGACGTGAGCGTGCGCGAGGCATGGTTCGAATCCGAGGCCTTCAACCACTTCCGGGGCTTTGACTGGATGAAGGAGCCTTGCCGGAGCTGTTCCGAGCGCTTCGACGACTTTGGCGGCTGCCGCTGCCAGGCCTACATGCTGACGGGCGATCCGGCCAACACGGACCCGGTGTGCGAATTCTCCCCCCACCACGACAAGATCGTCGCCGCCGGGGAGGCCGCCAAGGGCAGTCCGGACGCCACGGAAAGCGAAGCGAAGCCTATGGTCTTCCGGAACATGAAGAATTCCAAAGTATGGTCGGCCTGA
- a CDS encoding ABC transporter ATP-binding protein, producing the protein MVGLNQGTEEHPPGAAMKAAPTGESAIRIEGLRKRYGDAEAVSGLDLVIPYGQFVGLLGPNGSGKTTTMHALATLVRPTSGHVAVGGRDVLRDPVGVRRNIGLVFQESALDRNLTIRENLDFSAALYDLAPDQANPRIEELLTLFGLEGKRDVQVGALSGGMRRALDIIRGILHRPGILLLDEPTIGLDVLNRRFIWRYLDRLRREEGMTVLLTTHYLEEAEDCDHVTFIRDGRTIGAGSPEEMLERFGAFVMEVRGGDPEATAAITERLGNPIIEGDRHLFRLMDPHQSIGDLEEWARPHVQSLLVRRPDLNDVYIWLNQDPTGGEAP; encoded by the coding sequence ATGGTCGGCCTGAATCAGGGCACCGAGGAGCACCCACCGGGGGCCGCCATGAAGGCGGCCCCGACCGGTGAATCGGCCATCCGCATCGAGGGCCTGCGCAAGCGCTACGGCGACGCCGAGGCGGTATCGGGCCTGGATCTGGTCATCCCCTACGGGCAGTTCGTGGGGCTACTCGGTCCCAACGGCTCCGGCAAGACCACAACCATGCACGCCCTGGCCACCCTGGTCCGGCCCACCTCCGGGCATGTGGCGGTGGGTGGACGCGACGTCCTGCGGGATCCCGTGGGTGTCCGCAGGAATATCGGGCTGGTCTTTCAGGAATCGGCCCTCGACCGCAACCTGACCATCCGCGAGAACCTGGACTTCTCCGCCGCCCTCTACGATCTCGCCCCCGATCAGGCCAACCCGCGCATCGAGGAGCTCCTGACCCTGTTCGGCCTGGAGGGGAAGCGGGATGTTCAGGTGGGGGCCCTTTCCGGCGGCATGCGGCGCGCCCTGGACATCATTCGCGGCATCCTGCACCGGCCCGGGATTCTCCTGCTCGACGAGCCCACCATAGGCCTGGATGTGCTCAACCGCCGTTTCATCTGGCGCTACCTGGACCGGCTGCGCCGGGAGGAAGGGATGACCGTCCTCCTCACCACCCATTACCTGGAGGAGGCGGAGGACTGTGACCATGTCACCTTCATCCGCGATGGCCGGACCATCGGCGCCGGATCCCCGGAGGAGATGCTGGAGCGGTTCGGGGCCTTCGTGATGGAGGTCCGGGGCGGGGATCCCGAAGCCACCGCCGCGATCACGGAGCGGCTCGGCAACCCAATAATCGAGGGCGACCGGCACCTGTTCCGCCTTATGGATCCCCACCAATCCATCGGCGACCTGGAGGAATGGGCCCGTCCCCACGTGCAGTCCCTCCTGGTACGCCGGCCCGACCTGAACGACGTCTACATCTGGCTCAACCAGGACCCCACCGGCGGAGAAGCCCCATGA
- the pqqD gene encoding pyrroloquinoline quinone biosynthesis peptide chaperone PqqD, with translation MGSDATFSADSVPVLRSGYRLQWEPAQEGYVLLYPEGMVTLNPSAAEILQRCDGSRTAGQLVQELQEAFPDNDVEPDVYEFLEAGHAHGWIQNRSSS, from the coding sequence ATGGGTAGCGACGCCACCTTCTCCGCGGACTCCGTTCCCGTGCTCCGCTCCGGTTACCGCCTGCAGTGGGAGCCTGCCCAGGAAGGCTACGTGCTCCTCTATCCCGAGGGCATGGTGACCCTGAACCCGAGCGCCGCGGAGATCCTCCAGCGCTGCGACGGTTCGCGCACCGCCGGACAGCTGGTCCAGGAACTTCAGGAAGCCTTCCCGGACAACGATGTAGAACCCGACGTATACGAATTCTTGGAGGCGGGTCATGCGCACGGATGGATACAAAACCGAAGCTCTTCCTAG
- a CDS encoding DUF3280 domain-containing protein, with protein sequence MAYRILGILLATFLLGGPAVADDARKSVLVLPFELVDTSLQGDLEGASKVDMKRLKTVTAYVEQLFTETGRFRIKDRGPVEGLLEEFDQTYAYTFRCKPCALEAARKADADLVVSGWVQKVSNLIRNLTIRVQDGQTGKVLAGGWTSLRGNTEKMLERSAYRVFEKHVRSNSVLTSR encoded by the coding sequence ATGGCTTACCGGATACTCGGGATACTGCTTGCCACGTTCCTGCTAGGCGGACCGGCGGTTGCCGACGACGCCCGCAAGTCCGTCCTCGTTCTGCCTTTCGAGCTGGTGGACACGAGCCTGCAGGGAGACCTGGAAGGCGCTTCCAAGGTCGACATGAAGCGCTTGAAGACCGTCACGGCCTATGTGGAGCAGCTCTTTACGGAAACCGGTCGGTTCCGGATCAAGGACCGGGGCCCGGTTGAGGGGCTCCTCGAGGAATTCGATCAGACCTATGCCTACACCTTCCGCTGCAAGCCCTGTGCGCTGGAGGCCGCCCGCAAGGCCGACGCCGATCTGGTGGTCTCCGGCTGGGTACAGAAGGTCAGCAACCTCATCCGCAACCTGACCATTCGCGTCCAGGACGGCCAAACGGGCAAGGTCCTGGCCGGCGGCTGGACCAGCCTGCGGGGGAACACGGAGAAGATGCTGGAGCGCTCCGCTTATCGCGTATTCGAGAAGCACGTCCGGAGCAATTCCGTCCTCACCAGCCGGTAA